The Planctomycetota bacterium DNA window ATCGTCGACGAGGAATGTCCCTCGCCAGATGCCGCTGCTCATCGGCTTGAGGCCGCCGGCGAGGGTGAACAACGCTTCGTGATCCGCGGCTTCACGCAACAACGACAGCGTGTCGATCGCCGGCGCGTCGAGCGTGGTGCCGTCCGTGTTCGCAATGCCGGGCGGAGGTACGGTGCAGCCGCCGAGCACAAACGCGATGAACAGGCACATGCGGGCGGCGATGCGGTGCGTTCTCGTTGTTCCGAAGGTGTCCATCAGTCCGACCTCCAACGTAGATCATCCGCCATGAGAACACTGAGCTTACGCCAAGCCGGCACCATCGCTTCGGCCGCCATGACCGGTCGCTTGTCGTTGTCCCAGTTGGCCAGCGTCGATCGGCGGTACGTAAGGCCCAGACGCTCGATGACGTCCGCTTCGTACGACCGCATCCAATCAATCGCATCGACCGTCAACGACGCACAAACTGTCCGTCGGCACGCGGTCGGTGCCCGCAACCCCCGCACGTCCGCGACGGTCCACGGCATGCGCTTGAGCGTGGCATGGGGCGTGAATCTCGGGGCAAACTCGTAGCGCTGAAGGAAGACGACGCCGCGCTGCGGATCGCCGTAGAAGATACCGAACCCGCGCAGCACGACACACCGACCTTCCGGCAAGTTCAGCATGTAAATGCTCGGGCAGCCTTCGAGCTTGGCGGGCGGTTCGAAGCGTTCGAAGCCGAGCTCGATGAGCCAGTTCCCCTCGGGACGCATGATGTCACGCCCGAAGCACCAAATCTGTTGATTCAACAAGCAGGCGGCCTGCTTTTGGGCGTTACGGCGTGTGTGCCGGCGGGGCTTGATCATCTCATCCGTCCCGAGCGGTCGCGACCGCGGCGATGTTGGCCAGCAGCCACGCCGACGCCGCGCACAGTTGCAGCACGTCGCCGGCCGAGCTGATGCCGTAGACGAACACACTCACGATCCAGCAAAGGCTGGCCGTGGTCTGCCCGAGCCATTCGATCCGCAGCACCCGGCCCACCCATGCCGGGGACGTCGAAACGGTCGGTGAAGCGGTGATGGCAGCCGATTCGTCGCTCAACACACACACTCCTCTCCGCAGCAGGACAGGTCGTCGAGGTACATGCCCCACTTGCGATACTCTTCCAGATGTTCGGCGGGCAGCCCGAGCGACGTCGCGATCGTCTTGGCGACCACGGCGAAACGTTGGCGAAACTTGTAGATGAAACAGAAAACGTGGTTGTCGTGCCGCACCATCGGGCCCGACAGAAACAGGCCCGGCGTGCGTGTCGATTCGTCCTGCTCATTCAGCAATGGGAACCCGTCCTCGCGGAACTCGAAGAGATCGGCCACGAGCTTGAGACTTCCCTTGAATCCGTTCGCAAGCAGGGGCGGCTGGGGTGTGTGAAACACGCGCTCGTCCAACGTGGTCACTTCATACGCGTCACCAACTTGTGCGACCGACGCCACCGGCGAGTTCGGCAGCAGCTCGACCATCTCCTCGAAGAAGTCGTAGCGCATCCGCTCCAGCGAAAACGTCGAGAGTGCGACGCTCGGATCCGAGCTTTCGCCCTTCCACGGGGAGCCCTTGTCGAACAGGCGGACGCGCTTGTCGTCATACGCCAGGTGGTACGCCGCATCGACGCCGCTCTCGTAGCCGCCGATGACGATGAAGTTGTCGCCTTCAAGCTTCTCGTAGCTGGCGACCCGTGCGGTGTGCATGCACAGCTCGGCCCCTGGGAAGCCGTTGAGCCGGGGGGACTGAAACTCACCGCC harbors:
- a CDS encoding NAD(P)/FAD-dependent oxidoreductase — its product is MMPISQDVYDAVVIGGGAAGVGMAVALRDAGLTNFVVLERLVVGASFVAWPKETQFITPSFPTNSIGMLDLNSIALGVSPAFSLEVEHPTGKAYAAHLHSVVKHFELPVRERTKVTRVEKDGDAFIIDTEDSTLRAKHVIWAGGEFQSPRLNGFPGAELCMHTARVASYEKLEGDNFIVIGGYESGVDAAYHLAYDDKRVRLFDKGSPWKGESSDPSVALSTFSLERMRYDFFEEMVELLPNSPVASVAQVGDAYEVTTLDERVFHTPQPPLLANGFKGSLKLVADLFEFREDGFPLLNEQDESTRTPGLFLSGPMVRHDNHVFCFIYKFRQRFAVVAKTIATSLGLPAEHLEEYRKWGMYLDDLSCCGEECVC